Proteins encoded by one window of Mustela erminea isolate mMusErm1 chromosome 7, mMusErm1.Pri, whole genome shotgun sequence:
- the TLX2 gene encoding T-cell leukemia homeobox protein 2 isoform X1, translated as MEPAVLASHNLPHHEPISFGIDQILSCPEPPGSGLGPGRAGQGHAESAPFSGGFHATSSYGPAGSLAPLPGSSGMGPGGVIRVPAHRPMPVPPPAGSAPAVPGPSGLGGAGGLAGLTFPWMDSGRRFAKDRLTGEIARPSSVQPHIDPFSSSLILLLRLKFPVRSPPGSSQGILPQHVSLGPDAQKGNGEGAAVDVRALLCSPQSTLRVGQGEVPGAVSSSPKGEGHFFRGPFLSGGLCWDGTRLRTPRRAALKTLPCFFFLPVAALSPFSGTRRIGHPYQNRTPPKRKKPRTSFSRSQVLELERRFLRQKYLASAERAALAKALRMTDAQVKTWFQNRRTKWRRQTAEEREAERHRAGRLLLHLQQDALPRPLRPPLPPDPLCLHNSSLFALQNLQPWAEDNKVASVSGLASVV; from the exons ATGGAGCCGGCGGTCCTGGCCTCGCACAACCTCCCGCACCACGAGCCAATCAGCTTTGGCATCGATCAGATCCTGAGCTGCCCGGAACCCCCCGGGAGCGGCCTAGGCCCCGGTCGCGCCGGCCAGGGCCATGCGGAGAGTGCACCGTTCTCGGGTGGATTTCACGCAACCTCAAGCTACGGTCCCGCGGGTTCGCTGGCCCCGCTACCTGGCAGCTCAGGCATGGGCCCAGGCGGCGTGATCCGTGTCCCGGCGCATCGTCCAATGCCAGTGCCTCCGCCCGCGGGAAGCGCGCCAGCAGTGCCTGGACCCTCGGGCTTGGGCGGAGCCGGGGGCCTAGCCGGACTCACCTTCCCTTGGATGGACAGCGGCCGCCGCTTTGCCAAGGACCGGCTCACGGGTGAGATTGCCCGACCCTCCAGCGTCCAGCCCCACATTGACCCCTTTTCCTCATCTTTGATCCTTCTGCTCCGACTCAAGTTCCCCGTACGCTCCCCGCCCGGATCATCCCAGGGGATCCTCCCCCAACATGTTTCTCTTGGTCCTGATGCTCAGAAAGGCAATGGGGAGGGAGCTGCCGTCGATGTCCGCGCCCTCCTTTGCAGCCCACAGTCCACACTGCGGGTAGGGCAGGGTGAAGTTCCGGGGGCTGTCTCTTCCTCACCCAAGGGGGAGGGCCATTTCTTCCGAGGCCCTTTCTTGTCTGGAGGCCTTTGCTGGGATGGCACCCGGCTTCGGACACCTAGAAGGGCCGCCCTGAAAACCCTgccctgtttcttcttcctccccgTAGCTGCACTCTCGCCGTTCTCCGGGACGCGGCGCATAGGTCACCCCTACCAAAACCGGACCCCCCCGAAGCGGAAGAAGCCGCGCACGTCCTTCTCCCGCTCGCAGGTGCTGGAGCTGGAGCGGCGCTTCCTGCGCCAGAAGTACTTGGCCTCGGCGGAGAGGGCAGCGCTGGCTAAGGCCCTGCGCATGACCGACGCACAGGTCAAGACTTGGTTCCAGAACCGGCGCACCAAGTGGCG GCGCCAGACGGCGGAGGAGCGCGAGGCGGAGCGGCACCGCGCCGGCCGGCTGCTCCTGCACCTACAACAGGATGCCCTACCGCGGCCTCTGCGGCCGCCGCTGCCCCCGGACCCACTCTGCCTGCACAACTCGTCGCTCTTCGCGCTGCAGAACCTGCAGCCCTGGGCCGAGGACAACAAGGTGGCTTCCGTGTCCGGGCTCGCCTCGGTGGTGTGA
- the TLX2 gene encoding T-cell leukemia homeobox protein 2 isoform X2, whose protein sequence is MEPAVLASHNLPHHEPISFGIDQILSCPEPPGSGLGPGRAGQGHAESAPFSGGFHATSSYGPAGSLAPLPGSSGMGPGGVIRVPAHRPMPVPPPAGSAPAVPGPSGLGGAGGLAGLTFPWMDSGRRFAKDRLTAALSPFSGTRRIGHPYQNRTPPKRKKPRTSFSRSQVLELERRFLRQKYLASAERAALAKALRMTDAQVKTWFQNRRTKWRRQTAEEREAERHRAGRLLLHLQQDALPRPLRPPLPPDPLCLHNSSLFALQNLQPWAEDNKVASVSGLASVV, encoded by the exons ATGGAGCCGGCGGTCCTGGCCTCGCACAACCTCCCGCACCACGAGCCAATCAGCTTTGGCATCGATCAGATCCTGAGCTGCCCGGAACCCCCCGGGAGCGGCCTAGGCCCCGGTCGCGCCGGCCAGGGCCATGCGGAGAGTGCACCGTTCTCGGGTGGATTTCACGCAACCTCAAGCTACGGTCCCGCGGGTTCGCTGGCCCCGCTACCTGGCAGCTCAGGCATGGGCCCAGGCGGCGTGATCCGTGTCCCGGCGCATCGTCCAATGCCAGTGCCTCCGCCCGCGGGAAGCGCGCCAGCAGTGCCTGGACCCTCGGGCTTGGGCGGAGCCGGGGGCCTAGCCGGACTCACCTTCCCTTGGATGGACAGCGGCCGCCGCTTTGCCAAGGACCGGCTCACGG CTGCACTCTCGCCGTTCTCCGGGACGCGGCGCATAGGTCACCCCTACCAAAACCGGACCCCCCCGAAGCGGAAGAAGCCGCGCACGTCCTTCTCCCGCTCGCAGGTGCTGGAGCTGGAGCGGCGCTTCCTGCGCCAGAAGTACTTGGCCTCGGCGGAGAGGGCAGCGCTGGCTAAGGCCCTGCGCATGACCGACGCACAGGTCAAGACTTGGTTCCAGAACCGGCGCACCAAGTGGCG GCGCCAGACGGCGGAGGAGCGCGAGGCGGAGCGGCACCGCGCCGGCCGGCTGCTCCTGCACCTACAACAGGATGCCCTACCGCGGCCTCTGCGGCCGCCGCTGCCCCCGGACCCACTCTGCCTGCACAACTCGTCGCTCTTCGCGCTGCAGAACCTGCAGCCCTGGGCCGAGGACAACAAGGTGGCTTCCGTGTCCGGGCTCGCCTCGGTGGTGTGA